A window from Malania oleifera isolate guangnan ecotype guangnan chromosome 7, ASM2987363v1, whole genome shotgun sequence encodes these proteins:
- the LOC131159606 gene encoding 7-deoxyloganetin glucosyltransferase-like codes for MPETDATPSNKPHAVMVPYPAQGHVNPLMQFAKLLHARGFHITFVNTEFNHRRLIRSKGPEAVEGLPDFRFDTIPDGLPPSDKDATQDLASVCDSTRKKSLGPFRDLLKRLNSSPGVPPVTCIISDGVMSFTMKAARELGIPEAQFWTASSCGLMGYLHFAELADRGLVPFQDPSCLTNDYLETPLNWIPGLIQGIKLKHMPTFCRITNADDIMFNFMIEQMENCARSSAIIINTFGDFESEVLRALAAKFPRIYTTGPLNLLARNWPETDQSSLESSLWKENTECIDWLDLQEPGSVVYVNFGSIAVMSAEHVREFAWGLASCGQPFLWILRPDVVMGETATLPENFATEVKEKGLITTWCPQEKVLLHPAVGAFLTHTGWNSVLESLGAGVPLLSWPVHGEQWMNSFYVCEEWGIGMAVEKEVRREEIVRVVREMMGGEKGKKVKERVSKWKKAAEAATAKGGKSYANFEEVVEWGSRRCCENEKNGSWSIFNCQTRNNYEKHNVTHHEPTIIANEN; via the exons ATGCCAGAAACAGATGCAACCCCAAGCAACAAACCACATGCAGTAATGGTTCCATACCCTGCCCAAGGCCATGTCAACCCCCTAATGCAATTTGCCAAGCTTTTGCACGCAAGAGGCTTCCACATCACCTTTGTTAACACAGAGTTCAACCACCGGCGCCTGATCCGTTCGAAGGGGCCTGAGGCTGTCGAGGGCTTGCCCGACTTCCGGTTCGATACGATACCGGATGGGTTGCCCCCGTCGGACAAGGACGCAACGCAGGATCTCGCGTCGGTCTGCGACTCCACGAGGAAGAAGAGCCTGGGTCCCTTCCGGGACCTCTTGAAGAGGCTCAATTCCTCACCGGGAGTGCCGCCGGTGACGTGCATAATCTCGGATGGGGTCATGAGCTTCACCATGAAAGCTGCGAGAGAGCTGGGCATTCCTGAGGCCCAGTTCTGGACTGCTTCTTCTTGCGGCCTCATGGGATACCTCCACTTTGCAGAACTAGCTGATAGAGGACTTGTTCCATTCCAAG ATCCAAGCTGCTTAACCAATGATTATCTTGAAACCCCTCTGAATTGGATCCCGGGCTTAATTCAAGGGATCAAGCTGAAGCATATGCCAACATTCTGCAGAATAACCAATGCAGACGACATCATGTTCAACTTCATGATAGAACAAATGGAGAACTGCGCACGCTCCTCCGCCATCATCATCAACACCTTCGGCGACTTCGAGTCCGAAGTCCTGCGCGCCCTCGCCGCCAAGTTTCCCCGCATCTACACTACGGGACCCCTCAACCTCCTCGCCCGGAACTGGCCCGAAACCGACCAGTCCTCCCTCGAGTCCAGCCTCTGGAAAGAGAACACTGAGTGCATAGACTGGCTCGACCTCCAGGAACCCGGGTCTGTGGTCTACGTCAACTTTGGGAGCATCGCGGTGATGTCGGCAGAGCACGTGAGGGAGTTTGCATGGGGGCTGGCGAGCTGCGGCCAACCGTTCTTGTGGATCCTGCGGCCGGACGTGGTGATGGGCGAGACGGCAACGCTACCGGAGAACTTCGCGACGGAGGTGAAGGAGAAGGGGCTGATAACGACGTGGTGTCCGCAGGAGAAGGTGCTTTTGCACCCAGCGGTGGGGGCGTTCTTGACACATACGGGGTGGAACTCAGTGTTGGAGAGCTTGGGGGCGGGGGTTCCGCTGCTGTCGTGGCCGGTGCACGGCGAGCAGTGGATGAACAGCTTTTATGTATGTGAGGAGTGGGGGATAGGAATGGCGGTGGAGAAGGAGGTGAGGAGGGAGGAGATAGTGAGGGTGGTGAGGGAGATGATGGGTGGGGAAAAGGGGAAGAAGGTGAAGGAGAGGGTTTCGAAGTGGAAGAAGGCGGCGGAGGCAGCGACGGCGAAGGGAGGGAAGTCTTATGCTAATTTTGAGGAGGTGGTCGAGTGGGGTAGCCGCAGGTGTTGTGAAAATGAGAAGAATGGGTCTTGGTCAATTTTTAATTGCCAAACACGGAATAATTATGAAAAACATAATGTTACTCATCACGAGCCTACGATCATCGCGAACGAGAATTGA